One Mus pahari chromosome 10, PAHARI_EIJ_v1.1, whole genome shotgun sequence genomic window, ATCTCCTCCACAAGGCCCCTGGGCCTCTCAGCCACAGGGTGAGGTCCCAAAGCTAAGTAAAAGGCCAGCGGCTGTGGAGGGCTGAAGGTCAGCCTCCAGGGCCATCCGCTTCAAAGCTCTTCCAGTTCAGAAAGTGCCCAGGAACTTCACCCGGAACTCAACCACCCAGGAAGAAGGGTGCACACCAAACTCTGGAGCCTCTTGGGATGCCCCTCTGAGCCTATAGCTGGGGCTAACCCCGCCACATTACCTCTTTGAGGGTGGAGGTGGTCTTCGGGAAAGGCCTGCCACCTGTGAGCGAATGGTATCTCCTCTCAAGCGCAGtcagcttctccttctcctggaGCCCAGAACAGCGGGGGTCAGAGACATGATGGGTCAGAGACACAGGAGGGAAGATCCCTGCGAGGACCCACACCCCACTCTTGTGCtgccatccctccctcccaccccaacaTCGGGACCACCTCTCCCCTCACCCACTCCTAGCACCTCAGGACCCAAGGCCAGCTACCTTTTGCAGTAGCTGCAGGGCAGCATTCTTTTCCCGGGCCAGACGCTCTGACTCCTGTACTGCCTGGGCCCGGATCTGTCCAGCCTGACTGTCCAGTACAGCTAGGCGCTCCTGAGGAAACGGGATGCAATCAGGCCCTGGAGGGACATAACTCAGCCCACAGCCTGATGGAGTCTCCTGTCCAGAGACCCAGGAAGCTGTGAAGGCAACTGCCACTACACTCCCGCCTGGCCTCAGCTCACCCCAGGAGAATTCTGGCCAGGGACATCAATTCCTTCtcttgttcctccctccctccctccctcccccagccagtGACCCTGTATCATCAGGCATGATGAACCCAATCCCCTGGCCCCTATCCCCTCACCCCGTAGCCAATGGCTCCCAAATCCTGGTGACACCAAGTTATCCCTCTGCCCATCCCCGTCACTGCTGGAATCCAGGTTCTCGGCTTCCTGCTCCATTTACCATCTCTCTCACCATCTCTAGACCCACTCCACATTTCTACATGGTCCGAAAATAACCTTTGAACCCTGTCTGCTTGTCTGAATTTCCTAACCATCCTGAAAGGAATTCCATATTACTTGAgtcattttgtttgcttgatttttggttttttggtctTGCTATATAATCCAAACTAGCTTTAAAGTCACACTACAGCCTAGGCTTGCTTTAACACACTCTGCAATCTAGGCTGGACTTCATCTGTCCCTGGAGTGTAGGCAAGTCTTGAACTCacggcaatcctcttgcctcagcctcctgcgtTCTGAATTACCACGCCCCAGTTTTCCATTGGTTCTGAGACCAGGTCTCACACACCCCGGGCTGGCCGTGGCTCCTGGGCTCGGGCACTCTTCTTGCCTCAGTCACCAGAGAAACTGGGACATATCCTTAGAACCCCAGTGTGGACCACAACACTGGTTCTTCAGTAACTTACAAGTAAAGCCCTCAACAAGCTGGgaatgcagagatggctcagtggggctCACTGGTTGGTCTTGTGGAAGACCAGGATTCACTCCCAGCACCCGACGTACAGCAGCTTACAacggcctgtaattccagtcccaggggatccaacacacacatggtgcacagacacacatgcagacagaacacccattcagacaaaacaaacaaggagaggaagccaaggaaacaaaacaaacaaataaaaaaaaaaaaaaaacatagcaagGCTTCGATCAGCCCTCTCCTCAAACTCTTTCAGAGGCTCTTCACTACGCACAGGCTAGAACAcaaactccttctccagcacttaAGGGCTCTGAGAACCCATTGCCCGCCTGCTTGTCCCTCCAGGCACCTAGCTTCACTCTGCTGTAAGCTCAACTGTGCCACTGTAGACTTGTAGTCTATCACCCTGTTGGGATGAGGGCCATCCCAGTCTTTCCCACTACTCCAAGGCTCCTCCTCCAAGGCCAGGCAGGCTGAATGCCGCCTCCTTGATCCTGCCCGTGCATTCACATTAGTTTATATCCATCTACCTCATCATACTGTGATCtgtgaccctgtctccaaattaGCCCCGCCCTCTCTCTAAGATCAGGGGCAGGACCAGTGTCATTCCTGTCTCCAGAACCCCAACAGGGCTTTAGCACAGGACTTGGCTCAACAACCGCGtgctaaaagaaaatgaaaatatttctgagaGGAAAAGATGAGAGCTAGGCAAAACATGTTGGATTAATCTCAGGAGGTCTTCGACCATCACTTAGGAGCAGCACACGGGAGGGGGAGGCACGAAGAAGGAAGCTATCCTAAACCTGGGCCTTAGCCCACGCAACAACCGGCAACAGCAGACAGGAATCCTTACAGCAGCCGCCACAGCTTACTTGGAATGTAGGAGGGCTGGAAGTGCTGCTGAGTGTTTTATCTGTCACTTCATCTAACCTTATGCGGTGGGTGCTTTTACGGCTGTTTTAGAGAGGAGAACACTGACATGTTTAGGAGCTAAGATTTGCTGGGTAGTAGTGGTGGGCTTAGGACTAGAACCTGGGGCTGAGAAAGCTGTAGGGCAGCTTTCTCAACGGCTCTGAACCACAGTGGACAGACACTCTACAGAAGTCAGAGCTTGAGGGGACTTCTGCAGGGACAGGGGCTGGACAAAGCTCAGCAGTATAGGAAAGAATGtcacaatgcacatacacatttgtacacatacacgtgtgcgcacacacacacacacacacacacacacacacacacacgcacacatgcatacacactccaGGCGTTAAGAGCCTGAGCTGGCTTCCCAGCCCTAGGCTGGGCACAAAGAGACAGAGTTCCTGGACCCTCCCGAACCTCTAGGGAATCAGCTGATCTGGGTCTCCCGGTTGTATCCTCTCCaagcgaggaggaggaggaggaggaggaggaacagtgaAGAAATGCTAAACCAGATCGCATCTTGCACAGCAGAAATGCCTTGGGCTTTGCAGTCTAGCGAAGTCTAGCAGGCTTGGGTTCCTACCCTGACTCTGAGGCTTGTATGATAAAAGGCTCTGTGCAAACAAGTAGTTTCTGAGTCCTAGGTACTCATCTATAAAACTAGGCAATACCCTAAGAACAACACAAGAAAACTCAGGGACCGGTCCTAGGAGGATCTGCCCCATGAGCCTGGGACACTCGagttttcttcccttcctgtgtcTTCTATCAGGACAATgagtgcatttaaaaaatatatctacttactttattttacatgtatttgtgtgcatgtgtatctgtgttctgTGTACCATACAGCCAGAGGTGGTCAgaaaaggtgttggatcccctggaaccggGGTTAGAGATTATTGTGAACCACCCAGTGGATGATGGGAATCAAATgtgggtcctttggaaaagccCCCAGTGCTCGTAActaccatctctccagtccccaagggCACATTTTTTTATGGCAGAACAGCTCAGGAAAGGAAACAGGGATCTGAATGTATGACACCTGGTGGCTCCATTTTACCATCGAGCcccaggctggccagcaagtccccaTCTCCCATTTGAACCCTACTGCCCAGACGTTGCTCTCCTTATCTTCCACATACACTATAGCCAGGAAACTGCACGTTATATGGGCCTTGGTGTCAGCCACAGACTCTGGCATCACCTAAGCCACGCCCCTAACCCTTTCCTGCTTCTCGCTGCTAACACATGGCCCATCTTCTGTCACTGTCTACAGCTTTAGCAAATCAGAGCTGACCAGGGAAAATGCTCCATCTTTTCTCTTTGCATACAGTCTGAGTGGGACCAAAGCAGGAACCCAAGTGGATACTCATCCAGGCTAGGCATCCAGATCTTAGGTCTCTGTGTGCATCCCAGAACCTCCAACAGCTCTAGCAGGGCACGGacagagatggagctgagagagCTATAGCTGAATGGCAAATATGTGCTTATTAGCATACAGAAAGCTCTGAGATGGAACTCCAACACTGTAAGAAGACATTCAAGGACAGTAGCAAGGCACCTCAGCTGCAGACTCCTCCTCCACACTCTTTTTCCTGGACAAACTACTAAGAGCTCCCAGCATGAGCAATTACACTTTCCCCTGAGAGACTGCGGGGAGCCATGGTTTAGTAAAACTAACTCTCCTTGCTGAGCCACCTCGTCATCCATTCTTCTGCCTTTCCACATTCATTTCACACCAGCCCTATAGTTCTCATTCTTACTGACAGTCACTAAGTAACAGAGAGGCAAAAAGGTGTCTTTTGTGTCGTTCACAGCCTGTGACTCAACCCCAGGTCACTAGCCTCCATCCTGCACCCAGGCTATGCCAAGAGTGAGCAGTGCGCACCTTCCTCTTGCTCACGCTGCGCAGCAACTCAGCCTTGCTCCGCAGCAGCCCTTGGCCAGCCAGTTCCCGCTCCTCCTCCACGCGACTCTCCCGCTCCAGCTGCTGGAACTCCAGGTCCTCAAAGAGCTTTGTCTCAGTCTCTAGAGCGTCTGCCTCCTTCAACGACAGTGACATCGTGTTTGGGTGTGGGGATGCTCTACAACGCCACTCTGGGCCAGGAAGGTCAGGCCACAGAGCCAGGAGTTAGGTGGGGCTGAACCCGGGGAAACTGGGGAAGGAACCGGTCCCGCCGCCCAACTCCCTCTACTTTTTTGGCTGAGCCCTTTTCGCGGGACCGATATCCCGGTCTGGAGCGCTGATCCCCACCCAACCTTGCCGGTCCCCTTCCAAGCCTCTGCACCGACCCTGTTGTCCGGCAAGTACTGCAGGGGCCAGGTGGTCCTGGCCCACCGCTCTCCTATCTTCGGTCTGGGCCGTGGCCCACgggggccgggggagggggcTGGTGGAACTGACCCTTCTCAGCTGCTCCTGTAACTGTTCCCGCACTGACTCGGGGCAGTTATCGAGCTGCGTCTGGAGCTCGGCGTAGAGCGCCTGGCGGGCCTCCAGGTGCCTCCGTCCCGCGGCCAGCTCCGCCCTCTCCTGGTCggcgggaggggagggaggcggggcacaggggagagagaacacacactcCTCAACTCCGGCCCGGCGCGGGGGGCAGGGGCGAGCACAGGGGTACACCGGGAGTGGGGGGGGCAAGCAGCGAGACGGAAGAGAGCAGGAGAAGCAGAGGTTTAAGACGGGACTTGGGCAACGGACGGTGTAACAAAGGCAGAggtgtgggggcagggtggaAATGTTGGTCCCTTTAGATGTGTTTAGGAAGATCCTAAGACAGGACCTTCCGGTTCCGCTCCAAACTAAAGTTAAAGCTGATGCAACAAGGCAAGTACCGAGCCTCGAGTTCTATCACTGTTCCGAGACCAAAATTTAACCCTGGGGGAAATGGGGATGGTGGGAAGAGTTAAATACAGGATTGGGGAGTAAACGTGGAGCTAAAGTTGTTAGAGTTACAGCGGTGCAGCAAGGGGACCCCAGCCCAACCCCCAtggcctccctcccctcctgcccagggtgggggtggggtgccagCAAAGCAGGCTGAACTTCAGTAGGAATGAGGGTTGCAATTAGTTCGGCCTGTTGCCATGGTAATAGGAGCCCCAGGAGTGGATACAGGGAGGAGGTGGATGGCTCTGTCTGGGGTGAGATGACACCTCTGAGGGCGGAAAGGGGGACGAGGGAGGAGTTGGTGAGTCACCCCTCTGAAGGACAGGCAGAGGAGAAACTGTGATTACTGATTCCAAAGCCAGAGTGGGGCCATGGGCTGGAAGCTGGGCGGGAAAGTCAAGAGAACCTTCCCAACACCAccatcagcatcagcaccaccaccaccaacaaccagTTCACCATGATGCCTCAAACACCTGGACCGGAGGGAAGGCAAAGTCCAGGCCGGGGAGCAATCTCAGCTAAGTGAGGCTAGCCAAGCTGCTTGTGGAATGCCTTACCCCTATGCTGCACCCGCCAGTTCACCCACCCATCCTGGAGGGAAGGCCTTGGTCAAGCCAGTCCTGAAGTCTAGACGGTACTGCCTCTAAGTTATCCTGTGTTCTAGGTGGCCTCCAGGAGTAGAGTTAGGGAAAGGGACATCTGAATTCAGGGATGCAAGAATGGGTAGCCAGCCACTCAGAAAGGCCCTGTCCAAGCTCTCCAAGACTGTGCCCACATCTGGACCTCCTTATTATTCAGCTCCGGAGGGCTAAGCAGGAGGGACAAACAGCTCATTGCACCTCCAACCCCTGCCTGGCAGTAAGCAGCCAACATTCTGGAGGCAAAGCCCAGACCTTTCCAGTAGGAGGCGCTGTTTAGGCAGAGCATCTCCTTGGTCATGCACATCTCCCtgcaaaattctctctctctctctctctctctctctcttctcctgtcaGTGTTCCACTAAGCAAAATTTAGCTGTGCCTTCCTGCCAGTTCCCTTCTGATAATGGGGACCCACACCAAGAAAAGGAGGCAACATTAGAGGGGAGAGGCCAAGGGCACAAAGGCACCCATGGGGTTAGTAAAGCTGGCATGAGTCAGCCCTGCCTGGGCGGCCTGGCAGTTAGGGGCATGCGAAGAGCCCAGGACAGTGATTAGAGGGGGCATTAGTGCAGGCCTGGTCGGCAAGCATGGGGTTAATCTGGCACAGAATCTGGGAGTGTGGTTTTGGGGGCCAGAGCCAAagctccatgaaaaaaaaaaagggggggggagcaaCGAATTTTTAAGATCCTCAAAATTGAGAACAAGAGGAAGATAAGTCTCAAAAATAATCCAGAAGGAAAATTAAACCTCCTAGAAAAATACTGTCAAATCCAGAAATAGATGAACCCTCTCCACTTCAGGGCTTTTGGCACACCGTTGGGACATCTTGGGCATGGCTGGCACAACCCCCGGGGGACGGAGCAGCCCTTGAAGACTGGTACTCAATCTGAAAGGGTCAGGGTCAGGGCTGGGACCGTCTGGGATGGGAGGCTGCAGATCCTGATGATAGGAAACAGAGGCCTGTGGGCCATCTCCCAAAGACCACACCCTAAGCACCTGAGGCATGCTGGAGGGAGCTTTCTCCTCATGGTGGGCTCCAAACCCGAGTCATGCCCCCCGCCCCAGCAGCACCAGTCCTTCAGGCTGTGCTCACTGCCCAAGAAAGGGCTTTGGCACTCCCTAGAAGGACCACGGAGGTTCCAGAACGGCAGGCACCCAGGCAACCAGAGGCAGCACAGAGATCTAGACCACAAACACCAGCCCAGTCCCCTGGCAGTACCATCCAAGCTTGTATCTTCCACAGAGAACAAGGCCCCCTGTCCCTAGAGGGCTAGAGAGACCACCCGGATTGCAGGACGGATGCCGAGGGATGTGCATCGCCAGGGAAGGGGTACCGCCTTCCTTCTGGGCCACTGGTAGTCAGGTATGGGTTACCTTGTCCCTCTCCTTCTGGATGCCTGTCTCCAAGGCCACCAACTTCTCCTGCAGCTGGTCCACCGCCCTTTGTTCCTTCTGCAGGGACGCTCGCTCTGCCTCCCGCTCCCCCTGCAGCAGTGCTCTCTCCATCTCAGCCTAGACGCAGGTATCAGCATCCCCCGTCAAGGCGGGGACGGAAGGGTGGGGCCCCATCCCAGGGCCTGCACACCTCCCAGCCAGGTCACCTCGCGCGCTGCCTcctgcagctgctgctccagctcctTCACTCTGATCTTCAGCTGTTCTACTCGCCCCAGCACCTGAGCCCGCTCCTCTTCCACAGCCAGCGCCTCTCCTTGGTGCTTCCCGCCAGGAGCGTCTTCATgctggaggggaggagggcacCATGGGAGAAGTCTAGAACCTTCCAGGATCCGACTAAGAGGGCGGATTACACGCTCCTCAAAGCACTTGGAAAGAGTAACTAGACCAAAACAAGAGGCCACTTTCCTCCCAGTCAGAGAGCTCAGCTATCGGGGAAAGGATTTACCAGAGTGCCAGGGTTGGGTGGGGCTCAGAGGAAAAACAGGTCATAAAGCACATTTATAGCTTGGGAAAGTCATGGtcacctcctttccctcctgACACCCACAGTTCTTCATTCTGGTCTCACCCAAGCCTTGATCCCTTCACTACCTCCACACCAGCCCCGCCCCGGCCCCCGCCCTGGCCCCCTCACCTCCTGTTGGGTGCTCTCGGTGCTGCTGCATTCCTCTTTGAGATTCTCTTCATCAGAGCGCTCCATGCTCTCCCACAGGCGCTGGGAGGCACCTCCAGACTCCTCCCCGCACCTTCCAGAGACTCCTATGGCTCCTGCCAAGCCTCTTGAGGGCCTCCTGCCTGCCAAGGCCAGCGCTGCCGTGGCCTCTCCAATACTGAGCAGCTCTCCAGTCTCAGGTCCCCCGTCAGCTCGGCTGTACTCAGCACACAGGTTCAGGATGGTCTCCAGGCGCTGGCGTTCCTAGAGACGTCGGACAGAGCAGGCTGTGAGGAGCAGAAGTCTGAGGCCCAGTGCAGCTTGAGCCAGGGCGTGTTGACCCCTAGAAACTCTGGGCTCAGCATCATGACAATGACCTCAACCGTAAGAACGGTGGGAGAGCAGGTGGTGATacacagcacttgagaggtagagactGGCGGATCTCagaatctgaggtcagcctggtctacagagtgagactcagGCCATCCAACCAAAGACTAtatagagagaacctgtcttaaaagaaaaagaaaaaaatctatgggaggtagaggggaaAGAGGGTTCCTCAAAAGCAGGCAAGAGAATGTGGCCATATGCCACCTGTCCATTGGCCGACCCCTCCCATCTCCCTTTTTACTCTCCCTAGGAGGCTTCTTCATAGTCACACAGAGACATCCAAACACACATGGGAACATACAGGGTAAGCAGCCTAAAGATCATAATgaagccaggtggtgatggtgcacacctttaatcccagtactcgggagacagaggtaaggggggatctctgtgagttcaaggccagcttggtctacagagttccaggacagccaaggctacacagaaaaaccaaaaagaccaTAATGAGACACAGAGCTATCGAGTGCTCATATTGACACAGGTACATATACAGGTTCGGGCACAAGGGCACACTGATACATTACTTCTGCcacgcaggcacacacagacactccaTGTGCCCTGGGAGGTACATCAGCACTAACAACAGGTAGGCACACACTACGACACCAGCCCcgacacgcacgcgcgcgcgcacacacacacacatagagataaaCATAGTCTATCTACAGCTGGGTgggcatctgaagacagccagggctggaaaGTGGAGCACAGGCCACAGGACTTGACAGTCCAGAtgcagagagaaaaggcagaggggacactgtctttccagccccacctCAGCTCCAAGTCCCTCAGGATGCTATCCCTTTGCTCCTTAAGGCTGCGGCGCAAGCTGGCCAGCGAGATCGAGAACTCTGTGCTGGCATTCTCTCCTCTCACTACAAATCCCGATGCAGACATGGTCACCTCTCAGGTGCCTAGGACTTGAGGGCACTACGGCAGTCATATTCCTGGTCCCTATCCTGCTCATCCGTTTGTAACACCCAAGCCCTGGCTCTCAAGCCCGGAGCCTTACAGTGCGTTCTGAGGTCTCTGGTCGCCCGTATCTCTCACCATGTACATTTACTTTGGCTTCACCTTCCCATCCCAGAACACTTAcccagcttccttcctgctgcttgcCCAGTTGTGTGGCAAAAGATCCAGGAACCAagcctcagcacccaggaggttgCGCCAATGCCTCACCCCCGCCCTAGGACCCAGATAAGCAgcctggctgaggtgggaggggcagggtgCGGGCGGCCTCTGACTTAAAGTGGCAGGTGGGGCAGGTTGGGGCTGGTGGTGaggtgtgtacctgtgtgtggggatgggggtggggtaccTGTGTGTGGGgacgggggtggggaggctgggcCCAGTGCTTTATTATGTCAGGCTCACCAGCCCTTCCAGGATGAGGATCCCGGGTCACCGATGCACCACAGTGACAAGAAGGTGTAACAAAGAAAGACCAGGAGTCCTGACTCCCACAATTATACCAGCCCATACCCTCACCCCGCCCTGACCAGTGTCTTCCCAGATTCTTCAGACAAACTTCCTCTTCAAACCAACTCCAGGGTACCTGTGTCTCAAAATACCCAGGGCTTATGCTCatgagggaaagggggaaaccCATGCTCTGAGCATGCACACAGCAGCCAATGCCCCTGCAGCTCCCTATGCTATTTGGGGGaatccctgccccctccctgctcAGAGGCCATCTCTAGAACAGCTGCCCAGAACCACACCCAGACTCGGCAGCACCCACATTtatgcatgcagacacatacaaTCAGGGAGACAAACGGGGGGGGGGCTGCCcaccctgcctttccctcctccttaGCACCatgctcgggggggggggggaacccataTGAGCCACAGTCAGTGATTCACGCCCACTTGTTGATGCCAAAGACAAGCGAGAAAGGGGTACCAACGTTTCCCTAAAGAATAAGTCCAAGGTAAAGGTGCCTGAGtgcaagactgatgacctgagtctgaccCCCGAAACCCATGCATAGGGAAAGGAACGAATAACTCCACAAaactgtcctctggtctccacactcaTCACGGcactggcctacacacacacacacacaagtacacacacacacacacacacacacacacaccacacacacacacactcaataaataaaagctttaaaagaagGACTCCTCCCAACCCCAGCCCACATGGGGCATGGTCACAAGCCTGTGTAATGTCTGCTCAGGAGGCAATCAGAAAGATCATGAACTCAAGCTCAACCTGGGTCACACAGTAAGCTCACAGCCACGATGGGTTAcacaactgggaaaaaaaaaaaaaaaaaagagcagaagagaaaaataattctagGGCTGGGGCTATATAGCTCGATGATGGAGTGCTGTTCTGACATGCCAAAGGTCCTAGATTCAAGGCCCCGCACCATCAAAATAAAAGGCCAAATAAATTAATGTCTGGGCCTCAGCCTCAAAACTCGCTTTTCGAACTTAGGGATGCAAGACGCCACCACATGTATGCTTTCCTGAAACACTGCGCTAGGGTAAGCCCTATGAACCTAACtcacacaacaaaacaaatgatctGCCATAGAATAGACGCAAAATTAGCAAGAATCCAAAACCAGGATCTAGAGCCTGAAAGATGGGCTCTACTGGCAAAGCGCccaggacatgagttcaatcctccAGTCACcctagtgctggggaggcagagacagaagaacctGGGGCCTTGCTGTCCAGCCAGTTCAGCTAAACCAGTATGTCTCAGGTTCAACGAGAGActtatctcaagaaacaaaaccgaagagcaactgaggaagacactacCCACTCATCTCTGGCctacgcacacagacacacacctgcacacacatatccaaAACTAAAAAATTTAGAAAGCCTTAGTGATTTCAAAGACAGTTTCTCTCCAGGGTACCAGGATGGTGAGACTTAACCTGGGACACTTAACCTGATGGTTCATCCTGAATCCACCCAGGCCCTGTACATGGTCCCTCCTGTTCTGCCAGCTGGCCTGCCCACACCCTGGCAGAGGCACTGGCTTGTGCAGCGGCAGCCTCCCTGGCATTGGCTCACCAGCCTCTCCATCTCTTGCTCCCGGAGCCGCTCTTGGCGCTGCCGACGGTGGTACTCCAGAAGATCATCCTCGTTATCGCTGATTTCTGTGATGCTATTTTTCCTCTCCCTTGGGATGGGAACCCGCAAGTCCCCGCTAGAAAGCTTCCTCTGAGCACGGGGGCTCTGACGAGGTGAAGCCCCAGTAAGAGAGCCCAGACTGTAGGCTGGGCTCAGCCTGCCACTGAAGCTGCCCTTGCGAGGTGCCAGGGACTCCCCGAGGGTGGGCGAGGGACTCCGAGTCCTGCGACCCCGTGCTCCTAGAGTCAGGGAGAAGTCCTCAGGTGAAGTTCCGTGGGCTGCCCAGCGACGCGGCCTGGGGCTCTCTGCCACTTCCCTGCTTAGCTTGGGATCTGGGGCAGTCCGGGCTGGCAGTGGTGACAGAGCCCTTCGAGACAGAGATGGACTCAACGGGGGCAGTTCCCGCATACTGTCCAGGCCCCTCCGGCCCAGGCGGGGACTCTCAGGTGGCTGGAGGGTACGAGTTGCTGACCCATCTGAAAATGTTCTGCCCACCAGTTGTCGAGAGGGGCTGCTTGTTAGTACCCTCTCCGTGCCTGGGGGCTCACGGAAAGGACTGGGAGGGCGGTCTTGGAGTGTGCCGATCTTGTTTCGGGGAGCAGGCACTGGAGACTGGAACTTTGGGCTGCCAGGAATACTGGCGGGTTGGCTGCGGGCACCGGAAGATGGATATTCACTCAGGCTGATAGCCACCACAGGTAACTGTCCACCTAGCCGGGGACTCTCAGTGGTTCTGCGGGCCTCAGCCAAGACTGTAGCGGCAGGACTGTCCGTCAGAAGACCCCGGAGACCAGGACTGGGAGGTCTCTCATGACCCCCTTTTCTGCCCAGCCGGGGACTGTCAGAGGAGCGGGAACCACTTGGGCGAGACTGTGGAGGTTGCAGAGCCAAATGGTAGCTAGAGGAGCGGGCAGGCACCAGTGGGGGCACAGAGGGTCCTGGCTCCTGCCCACTTGGTGAGTGGCTAGCACAGCTCCCACTGCTGGCCGGTGAGGAAAGCggagagaaggctggagaggtgTTCTCATAGCTGGAGCCCACTGACATGGCACCGGGGCTGGTTGGAGGGGACAACAGGTAGCGCCCGCCGTTAGCCATTGGCGACAACGGGGACGTGGCTGCAGGCTTCTTGCCTGCAGCTCCAGGCTCCTCTAGCACCAGTGAGTCCATGATTTCCTGCAGGTCCTTTTCAATAGAGCTCACCAAGGAACTATGGCTGGCACAGGCTGACGGTGCCCGGGTTGCAGGTTGTGCTGTGTGGTTCCCATTGACCAGGGTGTCTGATTCAGCTGAGGGGGAAACGCAAAGAGGCCTCAAGCTCCGGTTTTTGGCTCTAGGGAGCCGCATTCATGCACAAGCAAGAAAGTACCATCCTACCTCATCGTAGGGCAACGGGGCAGCGAGGGCTCTGGAGGAGCCAGGAGAGCCGAGTTCTGGTACCAACCCACTCTGCCACTGACCTGTTCTGCAGCTTTATCCAAACTCTCTTGCCCTGGGTTCCCCTTCTATAAAGGGAAATGGTATGGCATGGCCTCCCTGGCTCGAACTCTGAATGACTCAGGACAGAGCAACAGTACCAGGTATGTACTTCTAAGTCTAGTCATTTCTAACTCGCTCCAGCAAGACGGTCCTCCTTGCCTTCATTTTCCCCAACTTTCTGTGCCTCTCTTTTAGGAAGATCAAGTAGGCACACTACCAAAGAGATGTGGACCTACTGTGGAGCTGGCCAGACATTCTAAGGCTTCTCAGTCTAAGGGACAGCAAAGCCTTTCAATAAACCAGtcagaggctggggtgggggtggggctccaggGCTGATGACCAGCTTATCCGATCCAACACAAGAGAAGGATCAGCTAACGGCTTGTGCCTGGAAGCCTGGCTGAGGAGCTTCGAGGTTCAGTTCAGTGTCTCCAATTGTTCCATTAAGCCACACCAGCAAGAGCTGGCGTTCGCCTGGCCCTAGCCCCTGTCAACCATCCAGGAGTTCAGAATCCTCAGAACCAATAAACAGCTAAAGGAG contains:
- the Phldb1 gene encoding pleckstrin homology-like domain family B member 1 isoform X4, yielding MDPLNRSQLGPGCKTQAVVQKGPLDLIETGQGLKVQTDKPHLVSLGSGRLSTAITLLPLEEGRTVIGSAARDISLQGAGLAPEHCYIENLRGTLTLYPCGNACTIDGLPVRQPTRLTQGCMLCLGQSTFLRFNHPAEAKWMKSMIPAGGRAPGPTYNPSSAESDTLVNGNHTAQPATRAPSACASHSSLVSSIEKDLQEIMDSLVLEEPGAAGKKPAATSPLSPMANGGRYLLSPPTSPGAMSVGSSYENTSPAFSPLSSPASSGSCASHSPSGQEPGPSVPPLVPARSSSYHLALQPPQSRPSGSRSSDSPRLGRKGGHERPPSPGLRGLLTDSPAATVLAEARRTTESPRLGGQLPVVAISLSEYPSSGARSQPASIPGSPKFQSPVPAPRNKIGTLQDRPPSPFREPPGTERVLTSSPSRQLVGRTFSDGSATRTLQPPESPRLGRRGLDSMRELPPLSPSLSRRALSPLPARTAPDPKLSREVAESPRPRRWAAHGTSPEDFSLTLGARGRRTRSPSPTLGESLAPRKGSFSGRLSPAYSLGSLTGASPRQSPRAQRKLSSGDLRVPIPRERKNSITEISDNEDDLLEYHRRQRQERLREQEMERLERQRLETILNLCAEYSRADGGPETGELLSIGEATAALALAGRRPSRGLAGAIGVSGRCGEESGGASQRLWESMERSDEENLKEECSSTESTQQEHEDAPGGKHQGEALAVEEERAQVLGRVEQLKIRVKELEQQLQEAAREAEMERALLQGEREAERASLQKEQRAVDQLQEKLVALETGIQKERDKERAELAAGRRHLEARQALYAELQTQLDNCPESVREQLQEQLRREADALETETKLFEDLEFQQLERESRVEEERELAGQGLLRSKAELLRSVSKRKERLAVLDSQAGQIRAQAVQESERLAREKNAALQLLQKEKEKLTALERRYHSLTGGRPFPKTTSTLKEYVTLEQLRVVWGTPPMPPRPSPGLPSWASASQDLAPITCLPPMLPSSFASITRSSKMEKLLLPAVDLEQWYQELMSGLGTGLAAASPRSSPPPLPAKASRQLQVYRSKMDGDTASPLPRTRSGPLPSSSGSSSSSSQLSVATLGRSPSPKSALLAQNGTSSLPRNLAATLQDIETKRQLALQQKVELPPAEPLPPEDPAGHQVIEEQRRRLAELKQKAAAEAQCQWDALHGAAPFPAGPSGFPALMHHSILHHLPAGRERGEEGEHAYDTLSLESSDSMETSISTGGNSACSPDNMSSTSGLDMGKIEEMEKMLKEAHAEKSRLMESRVRLTGARRQQVEREMELRRQALEEERRRREQVERRLQSESARRQQLVEKEVKLREKQFSQARPLTRYLPNRKEDFDLKTHIESSGHGVDTCLHVVLSSKVCRGYLIKMGGKIKSWKKRWFVFDRLKRTLSYYVDKHETKLKGVIYFQAIEEVYYDHLRSAAKKRFFHFTMVTESPNPALTFCVKTHDRLYYMVAPSAEAMRIWMDVIVTGAEGYTQFMN